In the genome of Hevea brasiliensis isolate MT/VB/25A 57/8 chromosome 14, ASM3005281v1, whole genome shotgun sequence, the window TATCATGATATATGGGATGTGAGAAATGTTGGGCCAATCTGCAGCCATATCGTGTCCGCATCTTTCAGACAAATGGGGGCAATCATTAATTATCAACCGTTGTAAAGTGGTGATTTGACGCATTACTTTTGGTAGCGATTCCAATTTGCGGCAGTTATCGATGTCTAGATATTCAAGTGATGTGAGGTTGCCCATCCAGTCCGACAAAGCCGTCAAATTAGAACAACTCCAGATTTGGAGACGCCGCAGGGTGGTAACATATTGAAGCTCCCTCGGTAGAGACACCAGATTTGATAGATTAGAAACAGTAAGATTCTCGAGGGAGATGAGGCTCTGCATCCACTCTTCAGGTAGAGATAATAGATCCTCAATCTCTTCTAAACGCAAAGTCTTTAATTTGGAAAATGGAGCAGTAACTGAAGAAGAGGTTGATGGTAATGTGGAAGCCGTTGCAGTCATTATCTTCATCTTCAATGTCTGATGCAATGGTCTTATGTTGGCATTGCTAAGATACAGCTTCATGTCCAGAGACGGAAATGTTGGCATCAAAGTCAGGTTAGGGCAATTCCGAATGGTTAAGTTAGAAAGACAAGGAAATTGAGGCACTAGCTCAGCGTCCCTACATGTTCTCCACCACCCTTTCAGATTAGGGCAGTCAAAGAGTTGAAGAATCTTTAGGGATGGGAAGAATGTTGTTGATGGAGATGAAAAAGAGGAAGATTCTGCCATCTCATCCGATATATAATTCAGCGAATTGAAATTGTCCAGTGTGAGAGATTTCAGAGAAGGGAGATTATCCAACGGTGGTAGATGCTCACATTTTGGACATCTTGACATCTCAATATCGACAAGATTTGTGATAGAAGAAAGCCAATTTGAAAACCTCACACCTCCGTAGCTGCACCAATAGTGCCGATTAACATACAATTGTTTCAAGTTAGGGTGAGGGTGTAGGTTATCCAACAACAACTCACTATTTCCACTATCACTATCTCCCGTGTCATCCCATTCCAGATTCAAGGAGTGAAGGTGTTTCTTTTCCTTGAGATTTACTTGGTTGGACTCCAACGCGGCACTTCTCACATTTCCTCGTCCTTCAATGGAAATTTCACCACTAAGCTGATTTAGGCTATTCAATTCATTTAACGTGGCACATCTCCTTCCTTGATCCCTTCCCACAATAAATCTAGATAATCTTTTCAGACTAGTTAATCTCCCTAACCCCACTGGCATGTATTCAAGCCTATAACATCCATCAATCATGAGACTTCTAAGACAAATCAATTTTCTTATGTCTCTCGGTAATTCTCTAAGAACCCAACAACCTGAGAGTATTAGAGTTTGCAAATTATACAAACTACAAATACAGTTTGGAAGTGATTGGATTATTTGATTTCTTGAAATGTCAAGATACCTCAAGTGCTTCAACTTTTCAATTGAATCTGGCAAACCATTGATGTCCCACCCACGTAAACTCAATACACATAAACTTCTACAATTTGAGATAATACTATCTAAATTGATATCTAACTCACGAGAAAAAAATAGTGTCCTCAACCCCTTGTTtttgaactttctcaagcattccTTAGAAGGCAGCCCCTCAAAATACACATGTTGGACTCTATCAGGAATATCTTTAATAGTATCATTTACTACAAAACAACTATCCCCTGCTATTGACTGTGCAAGGTCATGGATGAGATCATGCATTTTATAATAATACTTATCCTTTTGAAAAAATGACCTAAATAATAATTCATTAAAGTATCCATCACCAATCTCCTctaaactttcattttcattttgaCTCCAACATTGAACATAACCTTGTGCCATCCATAATTGAATTAACGTCTCCTTATCAAACTCATAATCTTTAGGAAACATGGCACAATACGCAAAACATTGCTTTAAATGATTCGGTAAGTGATCATAGCTCAATTTCAACACTGGACCAACATCATTCTTACTCTCAAATGACTTCCACATCTCATTTTCTAGGACAGAGAACCATTCATCACTTTCACCACTTTTTAGTTGCATTATGCCTCCTAAAGCTTTGATTGCAAGTGGAACTCCTTTGCACTTCTTTGCAATTTTTTTCCCAATTTCTATTAGATTTGTATTCACTCTAATTGTTCTCTCTCTAAATACTAGCTTCTCAAATAAATCCCATGATTGATCTTCTGTTAGACCACCTAAAGCATATGGAGAGTCTACACCCATAGCTAAAGCAACACTCTTGTTACGAGTTGTTACTAAAATCTTACTTCCTATTGCACCAACCATCAAATATTTTCTCAATTGACTCCAAATTCTATAATCTACGTTCCACACATCATCCAAGACCATCAAGTACTTTCTCCTTTCTAAGTGTTGTCTAAGGCGGATTTGCAACTGTTCCAATGACAAGTTAGACACTTCAATATTTGCACTTTTAAGGATGATTTTAACTATCATTTCAATGTTTGACTCCTCAGAAACACATGCCCACATtttcaaatcaaaataattcaTCACTTTCTCATCATTATACACTAATTGGGCAAGGGCAGTCTTTCCTAAGCCACCAAAACCGACAATTGCAACTACAGAAACATTGCTTTGATTGTCTGGACACAATAATGATTCTATGATTTTTTTCTTATCTCCATCTCTTCCTATCATTTCAGATTCCTGTACAAAGGAGTCCGTCTCCCTCCAACTATTCTTAACTCGCATATCTACTCCAACTTCCTTCCTAATTATAAAGCCAAAGCCAGACATTTCTTTGGCAACTTCATCTAACCTCTCTCTAAGGTCTTTAATTCTATTACCCATCTCAAAACGAAATGCAATCTGATTTGAGGAAGAAAAGAAGTCGCATACCTTCCTTACAATTCTTCCCTGACCTTCAACCTTTCTTCGCAAACCTTCAGTTGCTACGTCATCCAGCAAGTCATCTGCATCATAGACAACATCTTTAAGCCTCTTTATCCAGTCCTTCACTGCATGGCTCTGCTCTTGCTTCTCCTCAGCATCTAGAAGTATAGCTTTGATGGTGGAGAGAGTAGTTTGAAGCCTGCTAAGATCATTTTTGAAGCCATACACCAAACCAATTTCTTCAGAAGCAAATGAGGTCAACTTTGATAATAAGTTTTCAGCAATGGTGAATGGGATTTGTTCAGCCATCTATGGAAGGATAATGATAGAAATTTGGGCAAGATGAAAATGAAGAAAGTTAAGGGAAACTTGTGTGTTTGTGGGAGATGATGCAGTTCATAATTAATCAGCCAATATAtataaggtttggaagagagcaTTACATTCTCTAAGGGGAAGAAGCAAAGTATTTTTTCCCCTTTTCATGCAAAAGAAAAGGTAGAAGCAACGAATACAATAAATAAAAGAGCAATGAAAATATGCAAAGATGTCCTCCTTTTCCCCTCAGCGAAGCAACTTCCTATCAAAATTCAACATTAAAATATTAGACTACATTTAAGAAATTTTATATACATTCTTTGACAATTTTTCTTCCTTAGTTTCATGAAgcattttgatttgatttgtgtCACAGGATTATTgcatttgctttttttttttttcttcatttggtTTCAATGGAAACTCAAACTCAAGATACCACAAGTCTAGAGAAAATTATAATACTACCGAGCTAAAACTCATTAATATTTGATGTTCTTAAATATTTCTTAATATTAAAGGCTAATGCATGTTCCTAAAATATTATTGTGTATAAAATAGTTCAGAATGTAAATCATACAAAAGTTTTATGATGTGCAAGGTATTTTCTCTTTTAGCATAAAAGAAAACACATACAAGAAGCAAAGTATttcctttacttttctttttgtttttccaTTTTGGTGGGGTGGAGCTAAGGGAGCTTTTATTCCAAAACAATCAGAAGCATTATTCCAATCCATATCAATTAAGTttgatacaaacaataaatatgaTGAAATAAGAAAGCATAAATCCTCCAAGATCCAAGAAAACTTATAAAAAtagcattaaaaattaaaatttattttttatttcgttGTAACTCAGTTGCACAATCCATTTCTAATTTGCGATGCTATTCTGAAAATTTCTTAATGTATATTACCCTCTAGCAAGTCATCTAGAGGATATGAAAGCTTAATAAAACTGTATCCTTTGAGTTTGCGGGCTCTCTATATAAGTAATTTTCTGTTCCCCATATATTATACAGAGTATGAAATTaagatttttaaagttattttctaTTCACATAAATGAAAGTAATCTTTCTAAAACCATTTCCTTGCTTTGTTTCACTTTTGTACTTAAAGAATATTATTAGTTGCTGTAAGTTGGAAGCCAGACCATGATAGTGCAGCAGCTAGAACTGATCCTATTTTTAACTTATAATCAGTCAAATTTCCGATAGTTAGTGAAGCGGTGCGAAGAGACGAGTAAAGACAGATCATAGGTTTTATGTACACTTTTCatagtaaaaatgaagtgaaatcttaaattttaaaGTTATAAAAGTCTAATAATCCACTAGAAAAAGAATCGGCCAAATCGATAGATCTATATTGGTTTACCTAATTCATTATCGAATTGTAAGATTTGCTCACGATACAGATAAGTTTGAGATTTACCTCACAAATTCAAATCACtaagataaaaaaaattgaaccaaATCGTAAGAATCGAGAATCGTAAGGTTCTAACAACAATGAATAATTGAATTCAGGTGATTTGCGACTTGTTTGTGACAGTACAAGTCTTGTATAACAGCATCCTCTTATCATTGCATATTAGAGACATAGGCATATTTATATAAT includes:
- the LOC131172633 gene encoding putative disease resistance protein RGA4, which produces MSRCPKCEHLPPLDNLPSLKSLTLDNFNSLNYISDEMAESSSFSSPSTTFFPSLKILQLFDCPNLKGWWRTCRDAELVPQFPCLSNLTIRNCPNLTLMPTFPSLDMKLYLSNANIRPLHQTLKMKIMTATASTLPSTSSSVTAPFSKLKTLRLEEIEDLLSLPEEWMQSLISLENLTVSNLSNLVSLPRELQYVTTLRRLQIWSCSNLTALSDWMGNLTSLEYLDIDNCRKLESLPKVMRQITTLQRLIINDCPHLSERCGHDMAADWPNISHIPYIMIDRHQIQERGRYLLEEEGDSSASTEVQL
- the LOC131172632 gene encoding putative disease resistance protein RGA1, which produces MSCESVRSYDHLPNHLKQCFAYCAMFPKDYEFDKETLIQLWMAQGYVQCWSQNENESLEEIGDGYFNELLFRSFFQKDKYYYKMHDLIHDLAQSIAGDSCFVVNDTIKDIPDRVQHVYFEGLPSKECLRKFKNKGLRTLFFSRELDINLDSIISNCRSLCVLSLRGWDINGLPDSIEKLKHLRYLDISRNQIIQSLPNCICSLYNLQTLILSGCWVLRELPRDIRKLICLRSLMIDGCYRLEYMPVGLGRLTSLKRLSRFIVGRDQGRRCATLNELNSLNQLSGEISIEGRGNVRSAALESNQVNLKEKKHLHSLNLEWDDTGDSDSGNSELLLDNLHPHPNLKQLYVNR